The Fulvivirga ligni genome window below encodes:
- a CDS encoding NADH-quinone oxidoreductase subunit J family protein, which translates to MRKETIVLIDILFYMFAALAVISAGFILFTRNLLYAAFALVATFLCVAAVYVLAQAEFLAVTQLMIYVGGIVVLLIFGVMLTNKITQDGIVTSSHNRFLGLIISVALFAVLFYGILKINFSSIPSGSVKQNNVNQLGVQLMSDYLLPFEIAAIVLLVALVGAAVISGYKKPGIDE; encoded by the coding sequence ATGAGAAAGGAGACGATAGTGCTAATTGATATTCTGTTTTATATGTTTGCTGCCCTGGCGGTGATATCTGCTGGGTTCATTCTATTTACAAGAAACTTGTTATATGCCGCTTTCGCATTGGTAGCAACATTTCTGTGTGTGGCCGCCGTATATGTGTTGGCTCAGGCTGAGTTTTTAGCAGTAACTCAACTGATGATTTATGTAGGTGGGATTGTGGTGCTGCTGATATTTGGAGTGATGTTAACTAACAAAATCACTCAGGATGGGATAGTGACCAGCTCGCATAATAGGTTTTTGGGCCTGATTATTAGTGTAGCGCTGTTTGCAGTACTTTTCTATGGCATTTTAAAAATCAATTTTAGTAGTATTCCTTCAGGATCAGTAAAGCAGAATAATGTAAATCAACTAGGTGTGCAGCTTATGTCAGATTATCTGCTGCCATTTGAGATAGCAGCTATAGTTTTACTGGTAGCATTAGTAGGAGCAGCAGTGATTTCAGGCTACAAAAAACCAGGTATCGATGAGTAG
- the nuoK gene encoding NADH-quinone oxidoreductase subunit NuoK, which yields MSSEHYFILAAALFCIGIAIILTKKNVIMVLMGVELVLNAANINFVAVNRINLISLDGQFFALFVIVMAAAEAAVGLAIVLKLYKYFNTTDLDKINQLKG from the coding sequence ATGAGTAGTGAACATTATTTTATTCTTGCCGCAGCGCTTTTCTGCATCGGAATAGCCATTATTCTTACAAAAAAGAATGTGATCATGGTTTTGATGGGGGTGGAGCTGGTTTTAAATGCTGCTAATATTAACTTTGTTGCCGTAAACCGAATTAATCTAATTTCTTTGGATGGTCAATTCTTCGCGCTATTTGTGATCGTAATGGCGGCGGCAGAAGCAGCCGTAGGTCTGGCCATAGTATTGAAACTATACAAATATTTTAATACCACTGATTTAGATAAGATTAATCAACTTAAAGGATAA